The Streptomyces sp. NBC_00162 sequence GGTCTGCGTCGACCTCTCCCCCGCCTCACGCTGGCATCTGGGCCTGCGCCGCTGGCAGACCGTGCGGCGGGCCCGCGAGCAGGCACGCCGCGAGGCACAGCGCGAAGCCCGCTGGATCAGCCAGGAAGCCGCCGACAGCGTGCCCGTCACCCTTGGCCGACTGCTGGACCCGGCCGAATGGCGCGGCAGCGGGCGCGGCCCGATGGTCATGTCGCCCCGGCCCCGGCGCGTGGACCGCGAGATCGCTCTGGGCAAGCTCGCGCAGAGCGCGGGTCTGGTGCGGGTGCAGATTTTGGTGCGCTGCGCCTCCGAGACGGCGGGACGCGCCGAGCAGCGTCTGGCCCTGATCGGGGCGGCCATGGACGTCTACGCCGGTGCCTCCCGTTTCTCCTCGCAGGGGTGGTCGCTCGGCCCGCTGCAGATCGGTCCGAATCAGAGGCCCTGGCGCGGCCGTTTCGATCAGCGGTGGGCGACGGCGTTGATGCGGCCGGGCAAGAACGGCTGGGCACTCATCGACGAACTGGCCGGCCTCCTCAAGCCCCCCACCGCCGCGGCAGATCTGCCGCTGATGAAGAACGACATGCCGACCTACGAGGCGGGCGGGGACCTGCTGCCGCAGGGCTGGCACCGCGGCCCGGACGGCCGTGAACGGCTGCTCGCCACACGTGAGGACGACACCCTCTTCGAAGTCCAGTCCGGGAAGGCCGGATGGGGCAAGACGATGCGCGCCCAGGTCCAGGCCGTCGCCAGCGCCCACAACGGGCGCGGCCTCGCCTTCGTGGACCCGCACGGCGATTCCTTTGCCGAGGTGGCCCGCTACCTCGCCCACGACGAGATCATGGACCGGATCCGCCTGTTCGACCTCACCGTGCGCGACGCGGGCGCGATGCTGGCCTGCTGGAACCCGCTCGACATGACGCGGGGGCAGCGCCCGCATGAGGTCACCGGTGCCGTGGTCGACGCGATCGCCACCGCCCTGGGATGGGGAGACGTCACCGCGCCGCGCGCCCTGACCATCCTCACCAAGGCCGTCGAAGCGCTGGTCGCCGTCAACACGGTGGCCGCCGCGGCCGGCGACGGCCACCAGCAGGCAACCCTGTTCCAGATCCGGCCGCTGCTGAGCGAACCAGGCTTTCGCCACCTGGTCCTCAAAGCCCTGGACGACGAGGCACGCCTCTGGTGGACGGCCTCCTTCCCCGACCTCCCCAAGGACGCCCTGCTGACCGTCCTCAACCCGCTCGGCCGGCTCGGCGCCTCCCCGGTCACCCGCGCGTTCCTGGGCTGCCCGGTCAGCGGCTACGACATCCGCCAGGCGATGGACGAAGGCCACGTGGTGTGGATCTGCCCGCCCGGCACCGGCCCCACCGACCGGCTGCTCATCTCGCTGATCGTCCGCGATTTCCTGCGCGCGGGCCTCTCCCGCCGCGACCTCCCCGAACGCAGCCGCCGGGCCTTCCGCTTCTATCTGGACGAGCTGATCTCACTGGACGGGGCCGGGTCCACCGTGGCCGAGATCACCGAGCAGCTGCGCAAGTTCGGATGCCGGCTGCACGGGATGACGCAGCTGCTGCACCGCCTGTCCGCCACGACCCGCACCGCCCTGCTGCAAAACGCCAGCTGCCTGTCCACCACGGCCGGATCGGCGGACGCCATCGCGCAGATCACCGGTGAGTGGGGCGGGAAAGTCACCGTCGCCGACGCCGCCGAGCTGGAGCGGTGGTGGCACTACGCCTCTTTCACCGTCGACGGCAAGCGCATCGGTCCCCTGCGCGTACGCGGCCCCGAACTCGAAGAGGTCTTTGCCAACCTGGCCCGCCCCGGCCGGACCCAGGCCCTGACGCGCGCCGCCCACCAGAACGCGGGCGCCGCACCCTTGCACGAGCTCACAGCCCAGGCCCTGGCCCAGACCGACACCGTCCGGTCCTTCCTCACCACCCTCCCCACCACCGCGGCCGCTAGCGGAGCCGACGACACCCAGGAGCAATACGCATGACCACCACCGAGACCATGCACCCCTCGACCAGCGACACCCGCGCCCACCAGGCTCTGGCCCTCATCGCCCAGCACCGCATGGTCACCAGCACCCAGCTCCACCAGATGCTCGCCCCCGAAGCCCCCACGCGGAAGGTCTACCGGGTCCTGACGCCGCTGCGGGCCGAGGGACTGATCGCCCACACCGTGCTCGGCCGGAACAGCGGCCTCCAGGCGCACTTCCTCACCCCCGCCGGCGCGCAGACCGTC is a genomic window containing:
- a CDS encoding ATP/GTP-binding protein, whose product is MEPDILTLAGPLTTGIQAVAALRAFAEWVLANAWWITLITAALLAGWETLQQRLAAEALSRRTYVELEPTAQFDPGAEQIWRQGLQLIRAASSGPWWTPRRARSVRLRLRADGTRPLTYRIEAPASARALVAQTPYGGRVRVEPAGPVADKQRRHVVRAVLTLHGEPGSRLREVPLDPDPLQPLVDAVATLNAELGDLAEVCVDLSPASRWHLGLRRWQTVRRAREQARREAQREARWISQEAADSVPVTLGRLLDPAEWRGSGRGPMVMSPRPRRVDREIALGKLAQSAGLVRVQILVRCASETAGRAEQRLALIGAAMDVYAGASRFSSQGWSLGPLQIGPNQRPWRGRFDQRWATALMRPGKNGWALIDELAGLLKPPTAAADLPLMKNDMPTYEAGGDLLPQGWHRGPDGRERLLATREDDTLFEVQSGKAGWGKTMRAQVQAVASAHNGRGLAFVDPHGDSFAEVARYLAHDEIMDRIRLFDLTVRDAGAMLACWNPLDMTRGQRPHEVTGAVVDAIATALGWGDVTAPRALTILTKAVEALVAVNTVAAAAGDGHQQATLFQIRPLLSEPGFRHLVLKALDDEARLWWTASFPDLPKDALLTVLNPLGRLGASPVTRAFLGCPVSGYDIRQAMDEGHVVWICPPGTGPTDRLLISLIVRDFLRAGLSRRDLPERSRRAFRFYLDELISLDGAGSTVAEITEQLRKFGCRLHGMTQLLHRLSATTRTALLQNASCLSTTAGSADAIAQITGEWGGKVTVADAAELERWWHYASFTVDGKRIGPLRVRGPELEEVFANLARPGRTQALTRAAHQNAGAAPLHELTAQALAQTDTVRSFLTTLPTTAAASGADDTQEQYA